From a single Pelodiscus sinensis isolate JC-2024 chromosome 4, ASM4963464v1, whole genome shotgun sequence genomic region:
- the C4H11orf24 gene encoding uncharacterized protein C11orf24 homolog, whose product MWTAVAFFLLFSPCISENRISILKESGTQVIRINRLSSEKQCKQACRGLLPSGNHYCNWSVFYQNRCILLHCRHLHGCQNANTQDVKDLLEELVLKKREVRALDQNNTQESSQTSQENQTAQATAPPLSSTQVRTGITGTRTTLPAVITTPAPTTATAATTQTTREITGKISTTTPTATANETVVTHTQISANSTIPASTTAPTNSSLMANDTSSSTARFEKTSYMVFTSGTRTPAPLSRATVASSESTVSRAMPHTTEQPNTTIATHSTPTPSKASTVGLSPAPSVTATNSLQNLKTDVLDSAVTSSPPKSASPAVPAIKATSSTPEPLTTSVEGPKNITDKPSPTLLVQTKSAKTSATSQPTTKATIGPWVITYSTFLTKLTTMGPTSAPKTTALEFGRDQQNTDYDNLLVATNPLTRYLVDTSSLLAVLLFGIVFFITVLVLFAMQAYESYKKKDYTQVDYLINGMYADSEM is encoded by the exons ATGTGGACTGCTGTTGCATTTTTCCTGTTGTTCTCCCCATGCATATCTGAAAACAGAATTTCCATCTTAAAAGAGAGCGGGACTCAGGTGATACGAATAAACAGGCTGAGCAGTGAAAAGCAGTGCAAACAAGCTTGTAGAGGCCTGTTGCCTTCAG GTAATCACTACTGCAACTGGTCGGTGTTCTATCAGAATCGTTGTATTCTTTTACACTGTCGCCATCTACATGGGTGTCAGAATGCCAACACTCAGGATGTTAAAGATCTCCTTGAAG aacttGTCCTTAAGAAAAGAGAAGTGCGGGCACTTGATCAAAACAACACGCAAGAAAGTTCTCAAACAAGCCAAGAGAATCAGACAGCACAAGCAACAGCGCCACCTTTATCATCCACTCAAGTGAGGACTGGAATAACAGGTACCAGAACGACCCTGCCAGCAGTGATTACAACTCCTGCCCCAACCACTGCTACTGCCGCCACCACCCAAACCACGAGGGAAATCACAGGCAAGATCAGTACCACTACTCCAACAGCCACAGCTAATGAAACAGTGGTCACACACACCCAGATCTCAGCAAATTCCACTATCCCTGCCAGTACCACGGCTCCCACTAACTCTTCTCTCATGGCAAACGATACTTCTAGCTCCACAGCCCGCTTTGAAAAGACAAGTTATATGGTGTTCACTTCAGGAACAAGGACACCAGCACCCTTGTCTCGAGCTACTGTTGCCAGTTCTGAATCAACAGTGAGCCGTGCAATGCCCCACACCACAGAGCAACCAAATACAACCATTGCCACACACAGCACTCCCACCCCTAGCAAAGCTTCTACTGTTGGGCTTAGCCCAGCGCCATCTGTCACTGCAACCAACAGCCTCCAGAACTTGAAAACAGATGTCCTAGATTCTGCAGTCACCAGTTCACCTCCAAAGAGTGCCAGTCCCGCAGTGCCAGCAATCAAAGCTACTTCATCAACTCCTGAGCCCCTGACAACGTCAGTGGAGGGGCCCAAGAATATCACGGATAAGCCATCTCCTACTCTATTAGTCCAAACAAAGAGTGCCAAGACTTCAGCAACTAGCCAGCCAACAACAAAGGCCACCATTGGGCCTTGGGTGATAACTTATAGTACTTTCTTGACTAAACTTACCACCATGGGTCCAACAAGTGCACCCAAAACAACAGCCTTGGAGTTTGGGAGAGATCAGCAGAACACCGACTATGACAACCTGTTGGTTGCCACTAACCCTCTGACTCGGTACTTGGTGGACACCAGTTCACTCCTGGCAGTGCTTCTATTTGGTATTGTATTTTTCATAACCGTTTTAGTTCTGTTTGCCATGCAGGCCTATGAAAGCTACAAGAAAAAGGACTATACGCAAGTGGACTACTTAATCAATGGAATGTATGCGGACTCAGAAATGTGA